In Thalassotalea fonticola, a single genomic region encodes these proteins:
- a CDS encoding (Fe-S)-binding protein, protein MPIGCVSLHFVFTQDFSSQEEVQRYADFMNDVCQLVAVDFQGSLKAEHGTGRNMAPFIEMELGKQGFVLMQKIKAVFDPNNILNPGVIINDDKQAHIKSLKVLPAADALIDKCIECGFCEPVCPSNGLSFTPRQRITSYREIQRLRQTNENPELLNELETEFNYLGVDTCAATGLCAERCPVGINTGDLVRKLRSESNAKYQIFCFTGNELFRG, encoded by the coding sequence TTGCCAATAGGTTGCGTGAGTCTACATTTTGTATTTACCCAGGATTTCTCTAGTCAAGAGGAAGTGCAACGCTATGCTGATTTTATGAATGATGTTTGCCAGTTAGTTGCCGTTGATTTTCAAGGCTCTTTAAAAGCAGAGCATGGTACCGGACGTAACATGGCTCCTTTTATTGAAATGGAGTTGGGCAAACAAGGTTTTGTGTTGATGCAAAAAATCAAAGCTGTATTTGATCCTAACAATATATTAAATCCAGGCGTTATTATTAATGATGACAAGCAAGCACATATTAAGTCATTAAAAGTATTGCCTGCAGCAGATGCGTTAATTGACAAATGTATAGAATGTGGTTTTTGTGAACCTGTTTGTCCCTCTAACGGATTAAGTTTTACACCTAGGCAACGTATTACCAGTTATAGAGAAATACAAAGACTACGACAAACCAATGAGAATCCTGAGCTATTAAACGAACTTGAAACAGAATTTAATTATCTAGGTGTTGATACATGTGCCGCAACAGGGCTGTGCGCAGAACGCTGCCCTGTGGGAATAAATACCGGCGATTTGGTGAGAAAACTGCGCAGTGAGAGCAATGCAAAATATCAAATTTTCTGCTTTACTGGCAATGAACTTTTCCGTGGTTGA
- a CDS encoding alpha-L-fucosidase — MMIKKRKSKCANALAISTAVLLALSTPAINAAEQVSGSGIPGSAEMLELGLKWQTMSNSAAKQRGRELFNQNKYGMFIHWGLYSTLGGIYQGEKMEEGGTGPRVAEWVMRRKEIPRAEYAKLADNFNPTKFDADEWVAIAKAAGMKYMVITSKHHDGFALFDSKVTDFDVIDATPFGRDIIRELEVACKKAGLSFGVYYSNALDWRDGGDSGMKDYGPEKPKQAQFVNRFDPAPVSFDSYIANKSLPQVRELVTNYDLSQVWMDTPIYIPAKYSFEFYKTLYDANPEILVNQRIGNGFGDIGTPGDNVIPDKASENTWEGIATTNNSWGYKSYDNDWKSPIETLYWLIANVSKGGNFLLNVGPDGSGSIPAKSVDNLLAVGKWLKVNGEALYDTRPWHVDHEGPTNLQMKGTNHRNKHKFSFEFTGNDFWFTKKAGNVYAIALSRSADNKAILKSLKGQTVKNVVLLGSAEPLKWSNTANGLTVELPEFSHDGIGYALRISL; from the coding sequence ATGATGATTAAAAAACGAAAAAGCAAATGCGCCAACGCATTAGCCATTAGTACCGCGGTGTTATTGGCACTATCAACCCCAGCTATCAATGCGGCTGAGCAAGTCAGTGGTTCAGGAATTCCCGGCTCTGCAGAAATGCTTGAGTTAGGCTTAAAGTGGCAAACGATGAGTAACTCCGCGGCAAAACAACGAGGTAGAGAGTTATTTAATCAAAATAAATACGGCATGTTCATTCATTGGGGGCTTTATTCTACCTTAGGTGGAATATACCAAGGTGAAAAGATGGAAGAGGGTGGCACCGGACCCCGAGTTGCGGAATGGGTGATGCGAAGAAAAGAAATCCCTCGTGCTGAATATGCCAAATTGGCCGATAATTTTAACCCTACCAAGTTCGATGCCGATGAGTGGGTCGCTATTGCGAAAGCGGCAGGGATGAAATACATGGTGATTACCTCCAAACACCATGATGGTTTTGCCCTGTTTGATTCTAAAGTGACGGATTTTGATGTGATCGATGCCACACCCTTTGGTCGTGACATCATTCGTGAGCTTGAAGTCGCGTGTAAGAAAGCAGGGCTTTCCTTTGGCGTTTATTATTCTAATGCCCTTGATTGGCGAGATGGTGGCGATTCCGGCATGAAAGATTATGGGCCAGAAAAACCCAAACAAGCGCAGTTTGTCAATCGATTTGATCCCGCGCCAGTGTCTTTTGATAGCTATATCGCCAATAAGTCATTACCGCAAGTACGAGAGCTGGTGACTAATTACGACTTATCACAAGTTTGGATGGATACGCCGATTTATATTCCAGCAAAGTACAGTTTTGAATTTTATAAAACCTTGTATGATGCTAACCCTGAAATTTTGGTCAATCAACGTATTGGTAATGGCTTTGGCGATATTGGTACTCCGGGCGACAATGTTATTCCTGACAAGGCCAGTGAAAATACTTGGGAGGGGATTGCCACAACGAACAATTCATGGGGTTATAAATCTTACGACAATGATTGGAAATCACCGATAGAAACCTTGTACTGGTTGATTGCCAATGTCAGTAAAGGCGGTAACTTCTTATTAAATGTGGGGCCAGATGGGAGCGGTAGTATTCCGGCAAAATCTGTTGATAACTTGCTTGCGGTAGGAAAATGGTTAAAAGTAAATGGTGAAGCCCTATATGATACTAGACCATGGCATGTTGATCATGAAGGACCAACAAATTTACAAATGAAGGGTACTAATCATCGCAACAAGCATAAATTTAGTTTTGAATTTACCGGCAATGATTTTTGGTTTACCAAAAAAGCAGGCAATGTTTATGCCATTGCTTTGTCACGCTCAGCCGATAATAAAGCGATACTTAAATCTCTTAAAGGTCAAACAGTGAAAAACGTGGTATTACTTGGCTCAGCAGAACCGTTAAAATGGTCTAATACAGCAAACGGCCTAACGGTTGAATTACCTGAGTTTAGTCATGATGGTATCGGCTATGCGTTGCGAATTAGTCTTTAG
- a CDS encoding SGNH/GDSL hydrolase family protein, with the protein MYKKLLVIAVMIFFAATIFSATSLAHAAVEPGSFEEQAAKFKWAAVPQPQLPNVLLIGDSISIGYTLDVRELLKDKANVYRPIKAQGKLPDNAGDTAKGLRQLEHWLSSQNVKKWDVIHFNWGLHDLKRITNGKGIKSNDPSQPSALSIEQYAKNLNAIVKRLKQTGAVIIFATTTPYPAGVTPSRIPEDAQKYNQAAMNIMTKHNVAINDLYTAIKPNLSEYQRPLNVHFNKQGSKFLATKVSDAIKQHLPH; encoded by the coding sequence ATGTATAAGAAATTGTTAGTAATCGCGGTGATGATCTTCTTCGCAGCCACTATATTTTCAGCGACTAGTCTAGCTCATGCCGCAGTAGAGCCTGGATCTTTTGAAGAGCAGGCAGCAAAGTTTAAATGGGCCGCTGTACCACAACCGCAATTACCCAATGTATTGCTCATTGGCGATAGCATCTCCATTGGCTACACCTTAGATGTCAGAGAGCTACTGAAAGACAAAGCCAATGTTTATCGACCAATTAAAGCGCAAGGAAAATTACCAGATAATGCTGGTGACACTGCAAAAGGGCTTAGACAGCTTGAGCATTGGCTGAGCAGTCAAAATGTTAAAAAGTGGGATGTTATTCATTTTAATTGGGGTTTGCACGATTTAAAACGTATTACCAATGGAAAGGGAATAAAAAGCAATGATCCTAGCCAGCCTTCAGCCCTGAGTATTGAACAATATGCAAAAAATTTAAATGCTATAGTCAAGCGTCTTAAACAAACGGGTGCCGTAATAATTTTTGCGACAACCACACCTTACCCTGCAGGAGTTACCCCTTCTCGCATTCCAGAAGACGCACAAAAATATAATCAGGCGGCAATGAACATAATGACTAAACATAATGTTGCCATTAATGATTTGTATACGGCTATAAAACCAAATTTGAGTGAATATCAACGACCGTTGAATGTACATTTTAACAAACAAGGCTCTAAGTTTTTAGCAACGAAAGTGAGTGACGCCATCAAGCAGCATTTACCTCATTAG
- a CDS encoding (Fe-S)-binding protein, whose protein sequence is MWSKETQRRATYKPVSIVHKIISNRPKVVYFPSCASRTMGPAIDAKEKNSLPDITYQLFEKAGFEIISPDFTGQCCGMPFNSKGMFEQADQKCKSTLQQLHKLSNDGEYPILIDTSPCKAMFTGESDLYGSLKIYEPVGFIEDVLFEYLDFTPVDETIMLHVTCSSRRMGLNEKMIKLAKRCASKVIIPEHIHCCGFAGDKGFTFPELNANALAPLKAQIPENCHNGYSNSRTCEIGLSEHSGIDYQSIIYLVDRATTANEI, encoded by the coding sequence ATGTGGAGTAAAGAAACACAACGTCGGGCGACCTATAAACCTGTTTCTATAGTGCATAAGATAATTAGCAATCGTCCTAAAGTTGTTTATTTTCCTAGTTGTGCGAGTCGAACTATGGGCCCTGCAATCGATGCTAAAGAGAAAAACTCTTTACCTGATATAACCTACCAGTTATTTGAAAAAGCGGGTTTTGAGATCATAAGCCCAGATTTTACTGGTCAATGCTGCGGCATGCCTTTTAATAGTAAAGGTATGTTTGAACAAGCGGATCAAAAGTGCAAATCTACCTTGCAGCAATTACATAAATTAAGTAATGACGGTGAGTATCCTATATTAATTGATACCAGCCCATGTAAAGCCATGTTCACTGGAGAGTCTGACCTATATGGCTCTTTAAAAATATATGAACCAGTAGGGTTTATTGAAGATGTTTTATTTGAATATCTTGATTTTACCCCTGTTGATGAAACAATTATGCTGCATGTGACTTGTAGTAGCCGTCGAATGGGGCTTAATGAGAAAATGATCAAACTGGCAAAGCGCTGTGCAAGCAAAGTGATTATTCCTGAGCATATCCATTGTTGTGGTTTTGCCGGTGATAAGGGATTTACTTTTCCTGAGCTGAACGCTAATGCCTTAGCGCCACTGAAAGCACAAATTCCAGAAAATTGTCATAACGGCTACAGTAATTCCCGTACCTGTGAAATTGGCTTGTCTGAGCACTCTGGTATTGATTATCAGTCGATAATTTATTTAGTCGATCGAGCAACCACAGCCAATGAAATTTAA
- a CDS encoding right-handed parallel beta-helix repeat-containing protein: MYRACMITIMTIGLGLLPLPGKATQTVQQVEADAIYVSPQGKAKNSGSKSSPVATMAQAFKLAKAGQTIYLRAGRYHGTEALRNLKGEAGKPITVSAYPGEQVIFDGSQDVQQLAAGESLVNIQAGGTGWLPHKGHIYKMQLQQDIWQLFVFDKNGVEQMVPARWPNAKFSDGSIYLRSAWATAKNALNKDGRYSYNPVMNKIKTGVKAKDIVDNCFDSEMDLTNLAELQKLDAKMCFGVSIDAPPEHKRQLSKADQELLKKRPWKSINNNADNYGHDLAAQTFDATGAMAILNYGHWRTWARPVVSHDGDSFSHIATPHLYGTGHYYYLEAALSLLDQEEEWFYDKNTHTLYLWAPNSIALNKQTLAVRAKVQANAFTIKNADYVTFKDLNFFATTFTCLRCDQMIFDQLNLQYAGSSRRMLKQWGQVSTHKSGRKLLIDATPDIVIIDGKYNSNSNNSSGSVIRNSSFIDSDGPALQFHGNDNQIINNRFTNIDYTGAEGWPFQAAINTFKGKNNTFSYNTFYNTGLSQMYRAHSGDITHNYVDNIGWAQTDGAAIGANNTGLAVAYNWAFSDHDKGIRIDAAYPPTHVSQWHTDNYIHHNVTMNNRGIVAKGWRHRIYNNTIIDKGYRDPVSGVVDVEPPRLVLNNDTALVQRFNVTEQQMGCKVGIDCGANLGTISANNLAPYILAGLGKRVDRKTQLLAEQHHDHETSIVGGVSVSELLRDPQNYDFRAKDNSPISNKGVALNTFSKTELYNDYQGLPDNVDYIGAYATNDKHYSIPGQRQALASFPIPLHGSNNAKIDSDLIWREALSANEYRLYFANSQQQLSKMAKPTASYEADVETYPGIRAANNIYTPEKLSSGNTYFWRVDVVVGEQVHKGKIWQFTVEQNIQTTNNKEQGL, encoded by the coding sequence ATGTATCGTGCATGCATGATCACCATAATGACCATAGGTCTTGGCTTGTTGCCATTGCCAGGCAAAGCTACGCAAACAGTACAACAAGTAGAAGCTGATGCCATCTATGTGTCACCGCAGGGTAAAGCCAAGAATAGCGGCAGTAAAAGTAGCCCTGTGGCTACCATGGCACAAGCCTTTAAACTTGCTAAAGCCGGACAAACAATTTATCTAAGGGCGGGTCGCTATCACGGCACAGAAGCCTTGCGTAATTTGAAAGGGGAGGCGGGTAAACCGATCACCGTCAGTGCTTACCCGGGTGAGCAAGTCATTTTTGATGGCAGTCAAGACGTACAGCAACTGGCGGCAGGGGAAAGCTTGGTCAATATTCAAGCGGGCGGCACTGGCTGGTTACCGCACAAGGGTCATATCTATAAGATGCAATTGCAGCAAGATATTTGGCAACTATTTGTCTTTGACAAAAACGGAGTTGAGCAAATGGTTCCGGCGCGTTGGCCGAATGCCAAATTTAGCGATGGCAGTATCTATCTACGCTCTGCCTGGGCCACGGCTAAAAATGCGCTGAATAAAGACGGTCGTTACAGTTATAACCCGGTGATGAATAAAATCAAAACCGGAGTAAAGGCCAAGGACATCGTCGACAACTGTTTCGATTCGGAAATGGATTTAACCAATTTAGCTGAGCTGCAAAAGCTTGATGCTAAGATGTGTTTTGGTGTTTCCATTGATGCACCACCTGAGCATAAGCGTCAATTAAGCAAAGCCGATCAGGAATTATTAAAGAAAAGACCGTGGAAGAGCATCAATAATAATGCCGATAATTATGGTCATGATTTGGCGGCACAAACGTTTGATGCAACCGGCGCCATGGCAATTTTAAATTATGGTCATTGGCGTACCTGGGCACGTCCGGTAGTCAGTCATGATGGCGATAGTTTTAGCCATATTGCTACCCCGCATTTATACGGTACCGGGCATTATTATTATTTAGAAGCGGCATTATCTTTACTCGATCAAGAAGAAGAGTGGTTTTATGATAAAAATACCCACACTTTATATTTATGGGCACCAAATAGTATTGCGTTAAATAAACAAACATTAGCTGTACGGGCAAAAGTGCAAGCCAATGCCTTTACCATCAAAAATGCCGATTATGTGACGTTTAAAGATTTGAACTTTTTTGCGACCACCTTTACCTGTCTACGTTGCGATCAGATGATCTTTGACCAGTTAAACCTGCAGTACGCTGGCTCTTCTCGGCGGATGTTAAAACAGTGGGGACAGGTTTCGACCCACAAAAGCGGCCGTAAATTGTTAATTGACGCAACGCCTGATATTGTCATCATTGACGGCAAATATAACAGCAATAGTAATAACAGTAGCGGCAGTGTGATCCGTAACTCCAGTTTCATTGACAGTGACGGCCCGGCATTACAATTTCATGGTAATGATAATCAGATCATCAACAACCGTTTTACCAATATTGACTACACTGGCGCCGAAGGCTGGCCATTTCAGGCGGCGATCAATACCTTTAAGGGTAAAAATAATACTTTTAGTTACAATACCTTTTACAATACCGGGCTGTCACAAATGTACCGCGCCCATTCTGGCGATATCACCCATAACTATGTCGATAACATTGGCTGGGCACAAACTGATGGCGCAGCAATTGGCGCCAATAATACCGGCTTGGCCGTCGCCTATAATTGGGCATTTTCCGATCATGACAAGGGCATTCGCATCGATGCCGCGTATCCACCCACGCATGTCAGCCAATGGCACACCGATAACTACATTCATCACAATGTCACTATGAATAACCGTGGTATTGTCGCCAAAGGCTGGCGCCATCGGATTTATAATAATACCATTATTGATAAAGGCTATCGCGACCCGGTGAGTGGTGTTGTTGATGTCGAACCACCACGGCTGGTGCTCAACAATGATACGGCTCTGGTACAACGCTTTAACGTGACTGAACAGCAAATGGGTTGTAAGGTAGGCATAGATTGTGGCGCCAATTTAGGCACCATTAGTGCCAACAACTTAGCGCCGTATATTCTTGCAGGCTTGGGCAAAAGGGTGGATCGCAAAACCCAGCTGCTGGCCGAACAACATCATGATCATGAAACCAGTATTGTTGGCGGTGTCAGCGTCAGTGAATTATTACGTGATCCACAAAATTATGATTTTCGCGCCAAAGATAATTCGCCAATTAGCAACAAGGGCGTTGCGCTGAACACCTTTAGTAAAACTGAGCTGTACAATGATTATCAGGGGTTACCGGATAACGTTGATTATATTGGCGCTTATGCGACAAACGATAAGCACTATTCCATTCCCGGACAGCGTCAAGCCTTAGCCTCGTTTCCTATCCCTTTACATGGCAGTAATAACGCAAAAATTGATAGCGACTTAATCTGGCGTGAAGCGTTGTCAGCGAATGAATATCGACTGTATTTTGCTAACAGCCAGCAGCAGCTGAGCAAGATGGCAAAACCAACGGCCAGTTATGAGGCCGATGTTGAAACTTATCCTGGTATTCGCGCAGCTAATAATATTTATACACCAGAGAAGTTATCCTCAGGTAACACCTATTTCTGGCGTGTCGACGTTGTGGTAGGGGAACAGGTGCATAAAGGCAAGATATGGCAATTTACGGTAGAACAAAACATTCAAACTACAAATAATAAAGAGCAAGGCTTATAA
- a CDS encoding alpha-L-fucosidase, whose product MKIKMLLSLGLTSMLSLSTASLGAPQEYQPNWQSIDSRETPQWWRDARFGIFIHWGLYSVPAYSPHGQYAEWYWHHKDGNKNVRFDGQPMRPGSPAHKKALAVQKDVKAYQSKVYGEDSKYEEFAEQFTAELFDADHWADIFDRAGARYVVLTSKHHEGYTLWPNKHASESFGRPWNSVEIGPKRDLVGELTEAVNKKANVKMGLYYSIWDWFNPKWLENKDKYIDEVYFPQIKELISTYKPNVLYTDGDWFLGEDVWRPLEILPWILNENPRGDQLVINDRWGKVRGKHGGYYTTEYGTGFPNGDHAWEETRGIGHSFGYNRHESIDQYASTEDLIFNLVDIVSRGGNFLLDIGPTGDGRIPPIMEARLLEMGDWLTVNGEAIYGTKDWIKDAQWSEGKRDSYTKKDYHYGNPIKEMTTAPKPGYAVKQAYFTKKANNVYAILPRWPESGKLLIKDLQLSKSSKVTMLGVNGQLSFSQTSKGVEVIMPNLRPSEIPSLYLQTVKFSAVQ is encoded by the coding sequence ATGAAAATTAAAATGTTACTTTCTTTAGGGCTTACCTCGATGCTTTCATTGAGTACAGCAAGTTTAGGGGCACCGCAAGAATATCAGCCGAACTGGCAATCCATTGACAGTCGTGAAACACCACAGTGGTGGCGCGATGCTCGGTTTGGGATTTTTATCCATTGGGGGCTGTATTCAGTACCCGCTTATTCACCACACGGACAGTATGCTGAATGGTATTGGCACCACAAAGATGGCAACAAAAATGTTCGCTTTGATGGCCAACCGATGAGACCGGGTTCACCAGCTCATAAAAAAGCGCTTGCTGTACAAAAAGACGTAAAAGCCTATCAAAGCAAAGTTTATGGCGAAGACTCTAAGTATGAAGAATTTGCCGAGCAGTTTACTGCAGAGTTGTTTGACGCCGATCATTGGGCCGATATTTTCGACCGCGCCGGCGCAAGATATGTGGTATTAACGTCAAAACATCATGAAGGCTACACATTATGGCCAAACAAACATGCCAGCGAGTCTTTTGGCCGCCCATGGAATTCGGTAGAAATTGGCCCTAAGCGTGATCTTGTTGGTGAGCTCACCGAGGCGGTAAATAAAAAAGCCAATGTAAAAATGGGCTTGTACTATTCAATCTGGGACTGGTTCAATCCGAAATGGCTGGAGAATAAAGACAAATATATTGATGAAGTGTATTTCCCACAAATTAAAGAACTCATAAGCACCTACAAGCCGAATGTACTTTACACCGATGGCGACTGGTTTTTAGGTGAAGATGTCTGGCGTCCGTTAGAAATTCTGCCATGGATCTTAAATGAAAACCCACGTGGCGACCAATTGGTGATCAACGACCGTTGGGGTAAAGTGCGTGGCAAGCACGGCGGTTATTACACCACCGAATACGGTACCGGTTTTCCAAACGGTGATCATGCCTGGGAAGAAACTCGCGGCATTGGTCATTCATTTGGCTATAATCGTCATGAATCAATCGACCAATATGCCAGCACTGAAGATTTAATTTTTAACCTGGTGGACATTGTCAGCCGCGGTGGTAATTTCCTTCTCGATATTGGCCCTACCGGCGATGGTCGGATTCCACCTATCATGGAAGCACGTTTATTGGAAATGGGTGATTGGCTAACAGTTAATGGTGAAGCAATATATGGTACTAAAGACTGGATCAAAGATGCGCAGTGGAGCGAAGGCAAGCGTGATAGCTACACCAAGAAAGATTACCACTACGGTAACCCGATCAAAGAAATGACTACAGCACCAAAGCCAGGCTACGCAGTGAAACAGGCATACTTTACTAAAAAAGCCAATAATGTGTATGCCATTTTGCCACGCTGGCCTGAGTCGGGTAAGTTATTGATTAAAGATCTGCAACTAAGCAAAAGCAGCAAAGTGACTATGCTCGGTGTAAATGGCCAATTGTCCTTCAGTCAAACCAGCAAAGGGGTTGAAGTGATTATGCCTAACTTGCGTCCTTCCGAGATTCCTAGCCTTTATTTGCAAACGGTTAAATTTTCAGCGGTGCAATAA
- a CDS encoding sulfatase family protein — protein MQALTLPLLLMLCLFVVSIATSNAKEQSKPNIIILLADDLGYGEIQHLNPEGGKIPTPNLDALAQSGITFTDAHSASSVCTPTRYALLTGRYAWRTRLQKGVLTGGESLITGDRLTLAKMLKSQGYHTNMIGKWHLGMLFDDKHDKSEHVAIGTKVTEGPIDKGGFDQFFGFHHARQMNLLIKNQQVSEKITPVQMLPRLTQAAVSYIDSRKHSKQPFFLYIPWNSPHSPVKPSKAWQGKSGLNEHADFVMQTDNSTGQVIDALRRNNLLDNTIIISSADNGSSEKTSNAPELIAKGHYPSAHLRGYKSDAWDGGHRVPFFVSWPKEIFANSTSNQLVSLNDIFTTLSDLLGVNLANDVAEDSISFLPLLIGDDNDSQKAVVRNNAIHHSISGHFAMRQGPWKLILASGSGGWSKPKKDKANTVQLYNIDSDPGEQHNLADTMAEKVTELTLLLQSQVDAGRSTPGTKQHNDVAVNIFKN, from the coding sequence ATGCAAGCCTTAACACTCCCCCTACTTTTAATGCTCTGTTTATTTGTAGTAAGCATAGCGACCTCTAATGCAAAAGAGCAAAGCAAACCGAATATCATCATCTTACTCGCCGATGACTTAGGTTACGGTGAAATTCAACACCTGAATCCTGAGGGTGGAAAAATTCCAACGCCAAACCTCGATGCACTCGCGCAAAGCGGCATAACCTTCACCGATGCTCACTCAGCCTCTTCGGTTTGTACTCCTACACGCTATGCACTATTAACCGGGAGATATGCCTGGCGAACGCGATTACAAAAAGGCGTATTAACCGGAGGCGAGTCGCTAATTACCGGTGACCGACTGACTTTGGCAAAAATGCTAAAAAGCCAAGGTTATCACACCAATATGATCGGAAAATGGCACTTGGGTATGCTGTTTGATGATAAGCATGATAAAAGTGAGCATGTTGCCATTGGCACGAAAGTGACTGAAGGTCCAATTGACAAAGGTGGCTTCGATCAATTTTTTGGTTTTCATCATGCCAGACAAATGAATCTATTAATTAAAAACCAACAGGTCAGTGAAAAAATTACCCCGGTGCAGATGTTGCCCCGTTTAACCCAAGCCGCCGTTTCGTATATCGATAGTCGAAAACATTCAAAACAACCGTTTTTTTTGTATATCCCATGGAACTCTCCGCATAGTCCGGTAAAACCGAGTAAAGCATGGCAAGGAAAAAGTGGCTTAAACGAGCATGCCGATTTTGTCATGCAAACCGATAATAGTACCGGCCAAGTTATTGACGCCTTACGCCGTAACAATTTATTGGACAATACCATTATCATCAGCTCTGCCGATAACGGCAGCTCAGAGAAAACATCGAATGCGCCGGAGTTAATCGCCAAAGGACACTACCCTTCGGCCCACTTACGTGGTTATAAATCAGACGCATGGGATGGTGGTCATCGCGTACCATTTTTTGTCTCTTGGCCCAAGGAAATTTTCGCCAACTCTACTTCTAACCAACTGGTTAGCTTAAATGATATTTTTACCACTTTATCCGATTTGTTAGGCGTTAATCTGGCTAACGATGTGGCAGAAGACAGTATCAGTTTTCTTCCGTTGCTAATTGGTGACGATAACGACAGTCAAAAAGCAGTTGTTCGAAACAATGCCATTCATCATTCAATCTCTGGCCACTTTGCCATGCGACAAGGGCCGTGGAAACTGATCCTGGCCTCTGGTTCTGGGGGGTGGAGCAAACCTAAAAAAGATAAAGCTAATACGGTTCAATTGTACAATATCGATTCAGATCCCGGTGAGCAGCACAACTTAGCCGACACCATGGCAGAAAAAGTTACTGAATTGACCTTGTTATTACAGTCGCAAGTAGATGCCGGCCGTTCAACCCCAGGCACTAAGCAGCACAATGATGTTGCAGTGAATATTTTTAAAAATTAA